One stretch of Amycolatopsis sp. NBC_00345 DNA includes these proteins:
- a CDS encoding MBL fold metallo-hydrolase, with product MTRCAGARITVLDENFIDILLPSSPRVRRYNMDQHFSSRYGELLAENGLCFLVETFTEGGDRTGILFDAGLTAPVVLHNARHLGVDLSEVDAVVLSHGHPDHFGGITGVLEAIGHPTPVLAHPDAFDPRMIVKPHTTLPMINIGLTRAGIQGAGGHLVEARDPVPLGPGLLTSGEMKTSAEFEFEAPAGRLCVHADGRVEADEINDHQVLGIDVEGHGLVVIDPCGHRGVISSVEHMRALTGTETLYGVLGGFHTGHPGISANRIGSTAKALAAYEPKLVAPMHCSGFPLKKAVAELIPDAFEIVTAGTVLTVGEVPPDTRTWR from the coding sequence ATGACCAGGTGCGCCGGCGCCCGCATCACCGTCCTCGACGAGAACTTCATCGACATCCTGCTGCCTTCGAGCCCCCGCGTGCGCCGGTACAACATGGACCAGCACTTCAGCTCCCGTTACGGCGAACTGCTGGCGGAGAACGGTTTGTGCTTCCTCGTGGAGACGTTCACCGAGGGCGGGGACCGGACGGGGATCCTCTTCGACGCCGGGCTGACCGCGCCGGTGGTGCTGCACAACGCGCGGCACCTCGGGGTCGATCTGTCCGAAGTGGACGCGGTGGTGCTCAGCCACGGCCATCCCGACCACTTCGGCGGGATCACCGGGGTGCTCGAAGCGATCGGCCACCCGACCCCGGTCCTCGCGCACCCGGACGCGTTCGACCCGCGGATGATCGTCAAGCCGCACACCACGCTCCCGATGATCAACATCGGGCTGACCCGGGCCGGGATCCAGGGTGCGGGCGGGCACCTGGTGGAGGCGCGGGACCCCGTCCCGCTCGGGCCGGGCCTGCTCACCTCCGGTGAGATGAAGACCAGCGCCGAGTTCGAGTTCGAAGCGCCGGCCGGGCGGCTCTGCGTGCACGCGGACGGCCGCGTCGAAGCCGACGAGATCAACGATCACCAGGTGCTCGGCATCGACGTCGAGGGCCACGGCCTGGTCGTCATCGACCCGTGCGGGCACCGCGGGGTGATCAGCTCGGTCGAGCACATGCGGGCCCTCACCGGGACCGAAACGCTGTACGGCGTCCTCGGCGGTTTCCACACCGGGCACCCCGGGATCAGCGCGAACCGGATCGGCAGCACGGCGAAAGCCCTGGCCGCGTACGAGCCGAAGCTGGTCGCGCCCATGCACTGCAGCGGGTTCCCGCTCAAGAAGGCCGTCGCCGAGCTGATCCCGGACGCCTTCGAGATCGTCACCGCGGGGACCGTGCTGACCGTCGGCGAAGTCCCCCCGGACACGCGCACCTGGCGGTAG
- a CDS encoding class II aldolase/adducin family protein: protein MPHSRQLVIRAGRALAAAGLGDMVWGHASVRDPDGRGAWLKASGWGFEETGDDRVLLVAPDGTVLEGTGKRHLEYPIHTEIMAARPEVGAVVHTHAPALAAFASLDVDLKPLSHDAVPFAHPQLPRFTETGALIATPELGQSLAERLGEANGVLIPNHGAATAGPDIESAVMYAVLLERACRTQLMAMAAGGPARWSDEAETRFKREQVWNPGQLHAGWAYLVRQGNAPDAPR from the coding sequence GTGCCCCACTCGAGGCAGCTGGTGATCAGGGCCGGCCGGGCGCTGGCCGCGGCCGGGCTCGGCGACATGGTCTGGGGCCACGCCTCGGTCCGCGATCCCGACGGGCGCGGCGCCTGGCTGAAGGCGTCCGGCTGGGGGTTCGAAGAGACCGGCGACGACCGGGTGCTCCTGGTCGCCCCGGACGGAACGGTGCTGGAGGGCACCGGCAAACGCCACCTGGAATACCCGATTCACACCGAGATCATGGCGGCTCGCCCGGAGGTCGGTGCCGTCGTGCACACCCATGCCCCGGCGCTGGCCGCGTTCGCCTCGCTCGACGTCGACCTGAAGCCGCTCTCGCACGACGCGGTTCCGTTCGCCCATCCGCAACTGCCGCGCTTCACCGAAACCGGCGCCCTCATCGCCACGCCGGAGCTCGGCCAGTCACTCGCCGAGCGCCTCGGCGAGGCCAACGGTGTCCTGATTCCGAACCACGGCGCGGCCACCGCGGGCCCGGACATCGAATCCGCGGTCATGTACGCGGTACTGCTCGAACGCGCCTGCCGCACCCAGCTCATGGCCATGGCCGCGGGCGGACCGGCGCGGTGGTCGGACGAGGCGGAGACGCGGTTCAAACGCGAGCAGGTGTGGAATCCGGGCCAGCTGCATGCCGGCTGGGCGTACCTGGTTCGCCAAGGCAACGCCCCGGACGCCCCTCGTTGA
- a CDS encoding alcohol dehydrogenase catalytic domain-containing protein produces MLAVRAGRGPDPLTLQKIPVPEPGALDVVVKVASAGLAPGLIRLLEMGRFKRLPTTLGHEAAGTIAAVGGDVTEIAVGDRVRVHPNLNCRDCDYCRTDRDMMCAQQSIIGHAVFSDAVPPLYEQYHDGGLAEYVRVPHWLIDPLPDTVGFDVAAKAHDLANALRALKLADLPMGATVIVTAATGTMGTATVKLAAHFGIANLILVGRERERVRAVTPLAGGIPATTVAFDELAGDWAGTGGLTRRLRELAPEGAHAVLDYLPGGPGTAQAMAALATGGALVHMGSNATPLSLPPAAMMVNCWRFVGTRACTRNDAREILGLLASGTLTADELITHRFPLEDALQAVDAMQRRTEPMWMTVVNP; encoded by the coding sequence ATGCTCGCCGTTCGGGCCGGCCGAGGGCCCGACCCGTTGACGTTGCAGAAGATCCCCGTCCCGGAGCCCGGCGCCCTCGACGTGGTGGTCAAGGTCGCCTCGGCCGGTCTGGCCCCGGGCCTGATCCGGCTGCTGGAGATGGGCCGGTTCAAGCGGCTGCCCACCACTCTCGGCCACGAGGCCGCCGGCACGATAGCGGCGGTCGGCGGCGACGTCACCGAGATCGCGGTCGGCGACCGCGTCCGGGTGCACCCGAACCTGAACTGCCGCGACTGCGACTACTGCCGCACCGACCGCGACATGATGTGCGCCCAGCAGTCCATCATCGGCCACGCCGTGTTCAGCGACGCCGTGCCGCCGCTCTACGAGCAGTACCACGACGGCGGCCTGGCCGAGTACGTCCGCGTGCCGCACTGGCTGATCGACCCACTGCCCGACACCGTCGGCTTCGACGTGGCGGCCAAGGCGCACGACCTGGCGAATGCGCTGCGGGCGCTGAAATTGGCCGACCTGCCCATGGGCGCCACCGTGATCGTCACCGCCGCGACCGGCACCATGGGCACCGCGACCGTCAAACTCGCCGCGCATTTCGGCATCGCCAACCTCATCCTCGTCGGCCGCGAGCGCGAGCGCGTCCGCGCGGTCACCCCGCTCGCCGGCGGCATCCCGGCCACCACCGTCGCGTTCGACGAGCTGGCCGGGGACTGGGCCGGCACCGGCGGGCTCACCCGGCGGCTGCGCGAGCTGGCCCCCGAGGGCGCGCACGCCGTCCTCGACTACCTCCCCGGCGGGCCGGGGACCGCGCAGGCCATGGCCGCGCTGGCCACCGGTGGCGCCTTGGTCCACATGGGATCCAACGCGACCCCGCTTTCGCTGCCACCGGCCGCGATGATGGTCAACTGCTGGCGCTTCGTCGGTACCCGGGCCTGCACCCGCAATGACGCCAGGGAGATCCTGGGCCTGCTGGCGAGCGGCACGCTCACCGCGGACGAACTGATCACCCATCGGTTCCCGCTCGAGGACGCCCTGCAGGCCGTCGACGCCATGCAGCGCCGCACCGAACCCATGTGGATGACGGTCGTCAACCCCTGA
- a CDS encoding oxidoreductase yields the protein MTTFSVSDLPSLTGRTVVVTGANSGIGRVAARVLAAKDARVVLAVRDPEKGREAASTMTGRVEVRQLDLADLSSVRSFAEDFTEPIDLLINNAGVMIPPFSRTADGFELQFGTNHLGHFALTNLLLPQIRGRVVTVSSSGHKMGAVDFDDLNWEHKPYRAISAYGQSKLANLLFTAELQRRLAEAGSSVIATAAHPGMAATNLLRSDGRRRVWHAVEKTVIGFFAQSDNDGALPTLYAAVADIPGNSYAGPKGFMEARGTPELVGRSKRAQDAEVARRLWEVSEELTGVGFPRKALQSA from the coding sequence GTGACTACATTCAGCGTTTCGGACCTCCCTTCCCTGACCGGCCGCACTGTCGTCGTCACCGGCGCGAACAGTGGGATCGGCCGCGTCGCCGCCCGTGTCCTCGCGGCCAAGGACGCCCGCGTCGTGCTGGCCGTGCGCGATCCCGAAAAGGGTCGCGAGGCGGCGTCGACGATGACCGGCCGCGTCGAGGTCAGGCAGCTCGACCTCGCCGACCTCTCCTCGGTGCGCTCGTTCGCCGAGGACTTCACCGAGCCGATCGACCTGCTGATCAACAACGCGGGCGTCATGATCCCGCCCTTCTCCCGTACGGCCGACGGCTTCGAGCTGCAGTTCGGGACCAACCACCTCGGCCACTTCGCGCTCACGAACCTGCTCCTGCCGCAGATCCGGGGGAGGGTCGTCACGGTCTCGTCCAGCGGGCACAAGATGGGCGCGGTCGACTTCGACGACCTCAACTGGGAACACAAGCCGTACCGCGCGATCTCCGCTTACGGGCAGTCCAAACTGGCCAATCTGCTGTTCACCGCGGAACTTCAGCGACGGCTCGCCGAAGCCGGCTCATCGGTGATCGCGACCGCCGCGCACCCCGGCATGGCCGCCACGAACCTGCTGCGGTCCGACGGCCGGCGACGCGTGTGGCACGCCGTGGAGAAGACGGTGATCGGCTTCTTCGCGCAGAGCGACAACGACGGCGCGCTGCCGACGCTGTACGCGGCCGTGGCGGACATCCCCGGCAACAGTTACGCCGGCCCGAAGGGCTTCATGGAAGCACGGGGCACACCGGAACTGGTCGGCCGCTCGAAGCGCGCGCAGGACGCCGAGGTGGCACGCCGCCTGTGGGAGGTCTCCGAAGAGCTGACGGGAGTCGGCTTCCCCCGGAAAGCCCTTCAATCCGCCTGA
- a CDS encoding quinone oxidoreductase family protein codes for MRALRFDRFGGPDVLRVAELPDPVADGGTAVIAVRAASVNPSDLKNIAGAMEGTVLPRVPGRDFAGVVVDGPPEWRGTEVWGTGGDVGFTLDGSHAEYLRVPVGALARKPARLSFEEASAVGVNFVIGWLGAVEIAQLGPGENVAVFGVSGGVGGAVAQIARALGARVLGVDRVAPADGTPAAGIVDEFVPFTEDPAEVAEALLGHTGGRGAEVVYDAVGGVTTAAALAGLAQRGRLVVISAVGTPTVEINLPDFYHREARLLGADSRKLDVTESAERLTRLTPYFERGEFRPLPVAHRFGLDDGAGAYAAVADGVPGRVVILPDSQPLNGKAKS; via the coding sequence GTGCGCGCGCTTCGTTTCGACCGGTTCGGCGGTCCGGACGTCCTGCGGGTCGCCGAGCTGCCCGACCCGGTCGCGGACGGTGGCACCGCCGTGATCGCCGTCCGGGCCGCCTCGGTCAACCCGTCCGATCTGAAGAACATCGCCGGCGCCATGGAGGGAACGGTGCTGCCCCGGGTGCCGGGCCGGGACTTCGCGGGGGTCGTCGTCGACGGTCCGCCGGAGTGGCGCGGCACGGAAGTCTGGGGCACCGGGGGCGACGTCGGTTTCACCCTCGACGGCTCCCACGCGGAATACCTCCGCGTCCCGGTCGGCGCGCTGGCCCGCAAACCCGCGCGGCTGAGCTTCGAGGAGGCTTCGGCGGTCGGGGTCAACTTCGTGATCGGGTGGCTCGGCGCCGTCGAGATCGCGCAGCTGGGCCCGGGCGAGAACGTCGCGGTCTTCGGGGTTTCCGGCGGCGTCGGCGGCGCGGTCGCCCAGATCGCCCGCGCCCTCGGCGCCCGGGTGCTGGGGGTCGACCGGGTCGCCCCGGCCGACGGCACGCCGGCGGCGGGGATCGTCGACGAGTTCGTGCCCTTCACCGAGGACCCGGCGGAAGTCGCCGAAGCCCTGCTGGGGCACACCGGCGGACGGGGCGCCGAGGTCGTTTACGACGCCGTCGGCGGGGTCACCACCGCGGCCGCCCTCGCGGGCCTGGCCCAGCGCGGCCGGCTGGTGGTGATCAGCGCGGTCGGCACCCCGACCGTGGAGATCAACCTGCCGGACTTCTACCACCGGGAGGCGCGGCTGCTGGGCGCGGACAGCCGCAAGCTCGACGTCACCGAGTCGGCCGAGCGGCTGACCCGGCTCACCCCGTACTTCGAACGCGGGGAGTTCCGGCCGCTGCCGGTCGCGCACCGGTTCGGCCTCGACGACGGCGCCGGGGCGTACGCCGCGGTGGCCGACGGCGTCCCCGGCCGCGTTGTCATCCTCCCGGATTCCCAGCCACTGAACGGAAAGGCGAAATCATGA
- a CDS encoding MFS transporter translates to MTMKDVENPTEARSDSPARRWPALVICLVASFMTLFDVSVVTIALPSMERSLHLTPAEVTWVLAGYALAFGLTLIPAGRLGDEHGRRTLFLIGLALFVVTGVICGVAPNAVVLIIGRLLRGVSAGILAPQVIALLQQMYPKKTRGRAFGYYGATTGLSTALGPLLGGVILQAFGPALGWRWIFFLSIPILLVALVIGFRVLPADQRGRAHRLDFVGVALLALGMVAVMLPLLQETGPDAHPRFWLFAVGAVFLVLFVLWQRRLAAREARPLVHLKVLRIRSYAVGTAIATAFYTGFTSIFLVLTLFLQQGLKYSPLHAALTTLIFTISSAGTAVLSGRLVHRFGRRLVVLGTGIATVGLIVTALVARVSTVAGAPLVLAVPLLIAGAGCGLVISANQTLTLVDITRGTAGVAAGVYETGVRIGTALGTAIAGALFFGTLTSTHGDYHAAVAVGLVSPAALVGLAFLIGLTDLLRPVRATRAVSQCL, encoded by the coding sequence ATGACCATGAAAGACGTGGAGAACCCGACCGAAGCCCGATCCGACTCCCCGGCCCGGCGATGGCCCGCCCTGGTGATCTGCCTCGTGGCCAGCTTCATGACGCTGTTCGACGTCAGTGTCGTCACCATCGCGCTGCCTTCGATGGAGCGCTCCCTGCACCTGACCCCGGCCGAGGTCACCTGGGTCCTCGCCGGCTACGCACTGGCGTTCGGCCTGACCCTGATCCCGGCCGGCCGGCTCGGTGACGAACACGGTCGCCGCACGCTGTTCCTGATCGGTCTCGCGCTGTTCGTGGTGACCGGGGTGATCTGCGGGGTGGCGCCGAACGCCGTGGTCCTGATCATCGGCCGGCTGCTGCGGGGCGTCTCGGCGGGCATCCTCGCTCCGCAGGTGATCGCGTTGCTGCAACAGATGTACCCCAAGAAGACCCGCGGCCGGGCGTTCGGCTACTACGGCGCGACGACCGGCTTGTCCACCGCGCTCGGCCCGCTGCTCGGCGGCGTGATCCTGCAGGCTTTCGGTCCGGCACTGGGCTGGCGGTGGATCTTCTTTCTCTCGATCCCCATCCTGCTCGTCGCGCTTGTCATCGGCTTCAGGGTGCTGCCGGCCGACCAGCGTGGCCGCGCCCATCGGCTCGACTTCGTGGGTGTTGCGCTGCTGGCGCTCGGCATGGTCGCGGTCATGCTGCCGCTGCTGCAGGAAACCGGGCCCGACGCGCATCCGCGGTTCTGGTTGTTCGCCGTGGGCGCCGTGTTCCTGGTGCTGTTCGTGCTCTGGCAGCGTCGCCTCGCCGCGCGGGAAGCCCGGCCGTTGGTGCATCTGAAGGTGCTGCGCATCCGCAGCTACGCGGTCGGTACCGCGATCGCCACTGCTTTCTACACCGGTTTCACCAGTATTTTCCTGGTTCTCACGCTGTTCCTGCAGCAGGGTTTGAAGTACTCGCCGCTGCACGCGGCACTGACCACCCTGATCTTCACGATCTCGTCGGCGGGCACGGCCGTCCTCAGTGGACGGCTGGTGCACCGGTTCGGCCGTCGGCTGGTGGTGCTGGGCACGGGGATCGCCACGGTCGGACTGATCGTGACGGCACTGGTGGCGCGCGTCTCGACCGTCGCAGGTGCCCCACTGGTCCTCGCCGTTCCGCTGCTGATCGCCGGCGCGGGCTGCGGCCTGGTCATCTCCGCGAACCAGACGCTCACTCTCGTCGACATCACCCGCGGCACGGCCGGCGTCGCCGCGGGCGTCTACGAAACCGGGGTGCGCATCGGCACGGCGCTGGGCACCGCGATCGCGGGCGCGCTGTTTTTCGGCACGTTGACGAGCACGCATGGGGATTACCATGCTGCTGTTGCCGTCGGTCTGGTCAGCCCTGCGGCGTTGGTGGGGCTTGCTTTTCTGATCGGGCTGACGGATCTCTTGAGGCCGGTGCGTGCCACCCGCGCGGTGTCTCAGTGCTTGTGA
- a CDS encoding FadR/GntR family transcriptional regulator: MSQSSARLYRGRVADQIVDDLRAQILSGALADGARLPSERELAAQYDVSAPTIREAVRVLTAMGLLSTRNGSRTTVTASGDTLLAMSIASVVQFEKVSAPDVFGLLGALNAYAVEQAVERASDEDIAGLRAAAEQAAKVADAESSAAALLHFFVTLSAISHNPLLAALCRFITQMQIGLALELSKESAEEWGRVPRSLSKARMDIVDALARRDGPAAVQLVREYHYKAVKRVQTSPGAKRLRETDPGLAGLLSSWLGTHVGLGGSADRRTRP; encoded by the coding sequence ATGTCACAATCGTCAGCACGCCTGTACCGCGGCCGGGTCGCCGACCAGATCGTGGACGACCTGCGCGCCCAGATCCTCAGCGGCGCGCTGGCGGACGGCGCGCGGCTGCCCTCCGAGCGGGAGCTGGCCGCCCAGTACGACGTCAGCGCGCCGACCATCCGCGAAGCCGTCCGGGTGCTGACCGCGATGGGCCTGCTCAGCACCCGCAACGGCAGCCGGACCACCGTCACCGCGAGCGGGGACACCCTGCTCGCGATGTCCATCGCCTCGGTCGTCCAGTTCGAGAAGGTGTCCGCTCCCGACGTGTTCGGACTACTGGGAGCGCTGAACGCCTACGCCGTCGAGCAAGCTGTCGAACGGGCGTCCGACGAGGACATCGCCGGGCTGCGGGCCGCCGCCGAGCAGGCCGCGAAGGTGGCCGACGCGGAGTCCTCCGCCGCGGCCCTGCTGCACTTCTTCGTGACCCTCTCCGCGATCTCGCACAACCCGTTGCTCGCCGCGCTCTGCCGGTTCATCACCCAGATGCAGATCGGCCTGGCCCTCGAACTGTCGAAGGAATCCGCCGAGGAATGGGGGCGTGTCCCCCGATCGCTGAGCAAGGCGCGGATGGACATCGTGGACGCCCTCGCGAGGCGGGACGGCCCCGCCGCCGTCCAGCTCGTCCGCGAATACCACTACAAGGCGGTCAAACGGGTCCAGACCTCCCCCGGCGCGAAGCGTCTCCGGGAGACCGATCCAGGGCTCGCCGGCCTGCTGTCTTCCTGGCTGGGAACGCACGTGGGGCTGGGCGGCAGCGCGGACCGGCGAACCCGGCCCTGA
- a CDS encoding MDR family MFS transporter encodes MTEPHRQGVVGGIRETVSRPAAVAVVYVAVMFLSTMDSTIVNVALPTIGRAFSVPSTAVDSVSIAYLVSLAVFVPASGWLGDRFGGKRTLLTAIAVFTIASELCGIASSLGELVLFRVVQGAGGGLLTSVGMAMLMRAYPPRSRVRVSAMITLATGVSPAVGPVLGGLLVTDLSWRAVFSVNVPIGVAALVFGAVFLRRDDQHLPAEFDTAGFLLAASGLGLAMYGVSMGPRDGWTSPEVLASVAAGVVLLIALVVLELRRSAPIVDVRLLLDRLFGNATAIMAIESVTFLGTLYTVSLYFQDGRGMSALDSGLSTFPEALGVITGSQLGSRLLYRGLGPRRHLMAGIAGTSLFIAVLGLLGTDTNLWAVRVVLFGMGLSVGQVFVAGQAVAFAGISPADSGRASTLFNVGRRLGGAIGVAVTTTVIVLAGAPTEGRIAPSAYHLAFFVAAAINLLGLLSARAVRKGDAANTIPPPRTKKKGNQHHAVLEPSVGDRRRGTGQSA; translated from the coding sequence ATGACCGAACCGCACCGGCAGGGCGTCGTCGGCGGCATCCGCGAAACCGTCAGCCGGCCGGCCGCGGTGGCCGTGGTCTACGTCGCGGTGATGTTCCTGTCCACTATGGACTCAACCATCGTCAACGTGGCGCTGCCGACCATCGGGCGGGCCTTCTCCGTCCCGTCCACGGCGGTCGACTCGGTGTCCATCGCCTACCTGGTCAGCCTGGCGGTGTTCGTCCCGGCGTCGGGCTGGCTCGGCGACCGGTTCGGCGGCAAGCGGACCCTGCTCACCGCGATCGCGGTATTCACCATCGCCTCGGAGCTGTGCGGTATCGCGTCGAGCCTCGGCGAGCTGGTCCTGTTCCGGGTGGTGCAGGGCGCCGGTGGTGGTCTGCTCACCTCGGTCGGGATGGCCATGCTGATGCGGGCTTACCCGCCGCGGTCACGGGTTCGGGTGTCCGCCATGATCACGCTGGCGACCGGCGTCTCGCCGGCCGTGGGCCCGGTGCTCGGCGGGCTGCTGGTCACCGACCTGTCCTGGCGCGCGGTGTTCTCGGTCAACGTGCCGATCGGCGTCGCCGCGCTGGTGTTCGGCGCGGTGTTCCTGCGCCGCGACGACCAGCATCTGCCCGCCGAGTTCGACACCGCCGGTTTCCTGCTCGCCGCATCCGGGCTGGGGCTGGCGATGTACGGCGTGTCGATGGGACCGCGTGACGGCTGGACGTCGCCCGAAGTGCTCGCTTCCGTGGCCGCCGGGGTGGTGCTGCTGATCGCGTTGGTGGTGCTGGAACTTCGCCGGTCCGCGCCGATCGTGGACGTCCGGCTGCTCCTCGACCGGTTGTTCGGCAACGCCACCGCCATCATGGCGATCGAGTCCGTGACGTTTCTCGGCACGCTCTATACGGTGTCACTGTACTTTCAGGACGGTCGCGGGATGTCCGCGCTCGACTCCGGCCTGAGCACCTTCCCGGAGGCGCTCGGTGTGATCACGGGTTCGCAGCTGGGCAGCCGGTTGCTGTACCGCGGACTCGGGCCGCGCCGGCACCTGATGGCCGGGATCGCCGGGACGAGCCTGTTCATCGCGGTGCTCGGGCTGCTCGGCACCGACACGAACCTCTGGGCGGTGCGGGTCGTGCTGTTCGGCATGGGCTTGTCCGTCGGGCAGGTCTTCGTGGCCGGGCAGGCCGTCGCGTTCGCCGGCATCTCGCCGGCCGACTCCGGCCGCGCGTCCACTTTGTTCAACGTCGGCCGTCGGCTCGGCGGCGCGATCGGTGTCGCCGTGACCACCACTGTCATCGTGCTGGCCGGCGCGCCGACCGAGGGCCGGATCGCGCCGTCGGCCTATCACCTGGCCTTTTTCGTAGCCGCTGCGATCAACCTGCTCGGCCTGCTGTCCGCCCGGGCGGTACGCAAGGGCGACGCGGCGAACACCATTCCCCCACCACGCACCAAGAAGAAGGGAAACCAGCACCATGCTGTCCTTGAACCAAGCGTCGGAGATCGTCGACGCGGCACTGGGCAAAGCGCGTGA
- a CDS encoding TetR/AcrR family transcriptional regulator — protein sequence MPPPIDDRPYHHGNLRTALLDAAERGLRENGADQLSLRDLAREIGVSHAAPRRHFPDRQALLDALAEAGFGRLDTTLRTALASAGEDFPSRVRTTMTAYTRFATENAALLELMYTSKHRPGATRIAEAAEAPFKLMSELILQGQEEGALETCAPEQIGIVLFATLQGIASMINGNFVKPELLDGLVETAVEQFLRGARPPAKDS from the coding sequence GTGCCACCACCGATCGACGACCGGCCCTATCACCACGGAAACCTCCGCACCGCACTGCTCGACGCGGCCGAGCGCGGCCTGCGGGAGAACGGCGCGGACCAGCTGTCGCTGCGCGATCTGGCCCGGGAGATCGGCGTCAGCCACGCCGCGCCGCGCCGGCACTTCCCCGACCGTCAGGCGCTGCTCGACGCGCTCGCCGAAGCCGGCTTCGGCCGGCTGGACACCACGCTGCGCACCGCGTTGGCGAGCGCGGGCGAAGACTTCCCCTCGCGCGTGCGAACCACCATGACGGCCTACACCCGCTTCGCCACCGAGAACGCCGCGCTCCTCGAGCTGATGTACACCAGCAAGCACCGTCCGGGGGCGACGCGGATCGCCGAGGCGGCCGAAGCGCCGTTCAAGCTGATGAGCGAGCTGATCCTTCAGGGGCAGGAGGAAGGCGCGCTCGAGACCTGCGCCCCCGAGCAGATCGGGATCGTGCTGTTCGCGACCCTCCAGGGCATCGCCTCGATGATCAACGGCAACTTCGTCAAGCCGGAACTACTGGACGGCCTCGTGGAAACCGCGGTCGAGCAATTCCTCCGCGGCGCTCGCCCGCCTGCCAAGGACTCGTGA
- a CDS encoding GlcG/HbpS family heme-binding protein, whose protein sequence is MLSLNQASEIVDAALGKARELGLRPLTVTVLDTGGHPVVVKREDGAGILRPQIAHAKAWGCLGTGQGGAAGARHATRDPAFFSALATISEGRIASSRGGVLIRDAQGTLLGAVGVSGDRPENDETVAVAGVEKAGLAADAG, encoded by the coding sequence ATGCTGTCCTTGAACCAAGCGTCGGAGATCGTCGACGCGGCACTGGGCAAAGCGCGTGAACTCGGCCTGCGCCCGTTGACCGTCACCGTGCTCGACACCGGCGGTCACCCCGTCGTGGTCAAGCGGGAGGACGGCGCCGGCATCCTGCGCCCGCAGATCGCGCACGCGAAGGCGTGGGGCTGCCTCGGCACCGGACAGGGCGGTGCGGCCGGGGCCCGGCACGCCACCCGCGACCCGGCGTTCTTCTCCGCGCTGGCCACGATTTCGGAGGGGCGGATCGCGTCCTCACGCGGCGGCGTGCTGATCCGGGACGCCCAGGGCACCCTGCTGGGCGCGGTCGGGGTGAGCGGCGATCGCCCGGAAAACGACGAGACGGTCGCCGTCGCCGGGGTGGAGAAGGCCGGTCTGGCCGCCGACGCCGGCTGA